Proteins encoded by one window of Cloeon dipterum chromosome 2, ieCloDipt1.1, whole genome shotgun sequence:
- the LOC135935610 gene encoding titin-like isoform X2, which produces MLTSNELPTEVVRSVPLKISDDGTLKKKKKKRGSFASDLKFAYQWNENEGHLMGFDTVSGTNFGEYSFGDGVKDNAAIEAVVEFENGTNLACCAVSYENRCLLCCVDLSLSKVMHSIKIKKYPLTTLKVIWHGSLFPSAAAKVHPILRNSGGLIAAGQIGGKVLLIDMQTNHANWWKHEEFNPTNLSMVGSESCGDPVVLQKAESLMQKGLHLAVVLDGGHNETLEVTCMQFCKEPNILIVGHNTGHFDIWSLMTLSRIYAGEPTGGKISHIMSMLPEDDPRKSIYIWIVENGRPEDSIVDDHNVCASANLHVVSYKSGGNVSNDYEKLESVNCVFRLLFDKVGDSNETDTYTTTCVSVSPISIDINNHYLSSLNCTGLCSFVWSEQNLSPRTNFKFYSAIFDLGRWYAEEMPKQALVSELEIVPKSYLAYAQLDTGRSELLEAKVCSSGTKKNIWELNEEVTSFAASTSFSMLLITNKNIQEIYFPGIQSFLFDKIDEMKPWELIEPHNLFTKCIVAGLMPEGMYSAKKIYPKVKMVEAIYEVAINHNLLAFMRRCASEFFDGKYENDGLSTQHLFEWAWNKAVEVKSKIDDLLNSMYSGQEMTQSDKNCHNQYVSDLKCIAKLFSHVEKEKLLHLEDSRRGLQQRIRGLSLVNDYLRCVQYFCTCRLIPNAASRGLRRLDLLKNEYTLRRQKDGELLVDLLVNRFGKELKDLWISLGGDGIYPPPSMHSILVIFLLDAAHIRDKHCLMLYFLNDITKASRMNESLAAGYKEMISSQECNEQVFTAQFLWSVDRGYLLDALKGMGNDKLDPSWTETIFAHLNLRSTSKDLYEVYRCIGLDTDTIDRKKFVISLFLDNGLVVPAFKWIRSTNAGVFDSTCFAFFLKRTHEVSGLDKLVAKELSLNPPELSMLYNYLKRHNLSGLVTQLEEKIGMSNFVPSEVEDGKIYDDVLDFKLPEVFTRNSGKPIESVEVLKFLKGSFTTMKQMFCTPLTNCILPEAYKPSILKTTDSPAASPMHMSPGMSPSLKRLRFQLPKQVDLSSISSSSNGSSPVVEDLTPFQFQSPHQASTPISTPATSLEPDSVFEFSNPSPVLHPRLESVKQLEGEAFFSPLSKSSLSTVSDVMEPDHNFVADIVEHNTSTPVDTGLTVAEKDNSLYFETDAPPERKEVLIEDEDSFEYETRTPLIQRVAPFVNTAQRKRKLTELAADILTVPAIVLSECEEDASMTEAESDKLSPQSASNESFFSICSDKTSPNSSIASFTSAMDVTITLPDDEDENGCPITKKRRSEMFEHTDLTPTKPDGDESDDLIDQDFSPSKFWQPPALAPMDLAPGPSACDSIDYSSLPKPPQRPSPRKSIRRSPFDEDQAPVSLSFVPLTPEKLSTPETQEKPSIPETSEETDTHISQNISTATELEPEMVADINVKQEVTAEIVSESVAKKDNLYDSVFHRTVDLTLERDLLELEAEHNAKPAEDLAEVDHEFDVTLNKTVILVSSDGSIESPTKISKMMEPVSPDIDTNSSKSSQSCFSPSKIVDSLDTLEETTEIKTERESLTPMEVDEEIEAPLEEAEENVQSEIEPKIEDVPFEMDSIQTTPVAPVESVVPEKPIEESMEPVPQETAELPDRSATIEESAPEDTPNLEQTLPLEPPRTRRRPLSSRQTAKKATEPVPQETAQPEDELAEIEENPAPEVTLKREETPSLESPRKQGRPQTVRQPAKKEAESAPQESVQPIDKPSEIEEEVVPEDTLKREQTPPLESPRPRRRLPSSRQAGKKATEPAPQETAQPLDKPAEIEEEVVPEDTRKREQTPSLESPRKRGRPQTLRQPAKKEAESAPQESVQPIDEPSEIEEEVVPEDTLKREQTPPLESPRPRRRLPSSRQAGKKATEPAPQETAQPLDEPAEIEEEVVPEDTRKREQTPSLESPRKRGRPQTLRQPAKKEAESAPQESVQPIDEPSEIEEEVVPEDTLKREQTPPLESPRPRRRLPSSRQAGKKATEPAPQETVRPLDEPAEIEEEVVPEDTRKREQTPSLESPRKRGRPQTLRQPAKKEAETVPQETAQPIDELAEIKEEVVPEDTLNREQTPPLESPRPRRRLPSSRQAGKKATEPAPQESAQPLDELAAIEEETAPEETTNKESPRSRGRPPGPRQPAKVKESAKETPALRSKALGLTLEAQLDDLLQTEEGKKLMDMPKTKVAKKELQPEKTKKMVMEKKKTVPKPEKETAMKSKEKPAPKPVKSKPAPKSVKGKREEEKAQVGPTAPEVVASTSKPASAVVKKEAKPPTKTTAAKKKVEKVEAKPEPPVITRRNLRSASQEPRSLPEVATPQKSPVKSRAKKTQPETSLPEKQPKSMPRKKKEENSPEASSREPMATSPRRVRSRKAVAELSEPLSATVRTRRRSRSASIEPASESIKTRNRSASVSSDSSFASQASTMSRKRKADTESEDESTASESGPRRSARKRMALQNKRAPKVSIIPEENA; this is translated from the exons ATGCTGACTTCTAACGAACTGCCGACCGAAGTCGTCCGCAGCGTACCTCTAAAAATATCCGACGATGGAACgctgaagaagaaaaagaaaaagcgaGGATCATTTGCGAGTG ATCTGAAGTTTGCGTACCAATGGAATGAAAATGAGGGTCACTTGATGGGATTTGACACGGTCAGCGGAACCAATTTTGGAGAGTACAGCTTTGGTGACGGAGTGAAAGACAACGCTGCT ATTGAAGCGGTTGTCGAGTTTGAAAATGGTACCAACCTGGCCTGCTGCGCTGTCAGCTACGAAAACAGGTGTTTGCTCTGCTGCGTTGACCTGAGCCTTTCCAAAGTGATGCATTCCATCAAGATCAAGAAATAT CCTCTGACCACGCTGAAGGTGATCTGGCATGGATCCCTGTTCCCAAGCGCTGCCGCGAAAGTGCATCCCATCCTTCGCAACTCCGGTGGACTGATCGCCGCTGGACAGATTGGCGGCAAGGTGCTGCTCATTGACATGCAGACCAACCACGCTAACTGGTGGAAGCACGAAGAGTTCAACCCTACAAACCTGAGCATGGTTGGCAGCGAGAGCTGCGGCGACCCTGTCGTCCTGCAGAAAGCAGAGTCTTTGATGCAGAAGGGACTCCATTTGGCTGTTGTCCTTGACGGAGGGCATAATG AAACGCTCGAGGTCACCTGCATGCAATTCTGCAAAGAGCCAAATATCCTAATTGTCGGACACAACACGGGACACTTTGACATCTGGTCCCTCATGACCCTTTCCAGAAT CTACGCTGGAGAGCCGACTGGAGGAAAGATTTCACACATTATGAGCATGCTGCCTGAGGATGATCCTCGTAAGTCGATTTACATCTGGATCGTAGAAAACGGCAGACCAGAAGACAGCATTGTTGATGACCACAACGTCTGTGCCTCAGCCAACTTGCATGTCGTCTCTTACAAATCCGGTGGGAACGTCTCCAATGATTATGAG aagtTAGAATCAGTGAACTGCGTGTTTCGGCTGTTGTTCGACAAGGTGGGAGACAGCAATGAAACAGATACATATACAACAACATGCGTGTCCGTTTCCCCAATCAGTATCGACATCAACAACCACT ATCTCTCCTCGCTGAACTGCACCGGGCTGTGCTCGTTTGTGTGGTCTGAACAGAATTTGAGCCCAAGAACGAATTTTAAGTTCTACTCAGCCATCTTCGACCTCGGCCGGTGGTACGCTGAGGAGATGCCCAAGCAAGCGCTCGTCTCAGAGTTGGAGATTGTGCCCAAGTCTTACCTGGCCTACGCGCAGCTGGACACTGGCAGGAGTGAGTTACTAGAGGCCAAGGTCTGCTCCAGCGGCACCAAGAAGAACATTTGGGAACTCAACGAAGAGGTCACCAGCTTTGCAGCCTCAACCTCATTCT CCATGCTCCTCATCACCAATAAAAACATCCAGGAGATATACTTCCCTGGCATCCAGAGCTTCCTGTTTGACAAAATCGATGAAATGAAACCTTGGGAACTGATTGAGCCACACAACTTATTCACCAAGTGCATAGTCGCTGGCCTGATGCCTGAGGGAATGTActctgcaaagaaaatatatccTAAG GTAAAAATGGTGGAAGCCATTTACGAGGTGGCCATCAACCATAATCTACTGGCGTTCATGCGACGTTGTGCCTCTGAATTCTTCGACGGGAAGTATGAAAACGATGGGCTCTCAACTCAGCACCTCTTTGAGTGGGCCTGGAACAAAGCTGTTGAGGTTAAATCCAAAATCGATGACTTGC TGAATTCGATGTACTCTGGCCAAGAAATGACTCAGAGCGACAAAAACTGTCACAACCAGTATGTGAGCGACCTGAAATGCATTGCGAAACTGTTCTCACACGTTGAGAAAGAGAAACTTTTGCACTTAGAAGATTCGCGGCGGGGGCTACAGCAGCGCATCAGGGGTCTTAGTCTGGTCAATGACTATCTGCGATGCGTTCAGTATTTCTGCACGTGCCGACTAATACCAAACGCTGCGAGCAGGGGCCTCCGCAGACTGGACCTTCTCAAGAATGAGTACACTTTAAG GAGGCAGAAGGATGGTGAGCTGCTGGTTGATCTACTTGTGAATCGTTTCGGCAAGGAGCTGAAAGACCTGTGGATTTCTTTGGGCGGGGATGGAATTTACCCTCCGCCGTCCATGCATTCCATCTTGGTCATTTTCCTGCTGGATGCAGCTCACATTAGAGACAAACACTGCCTGATGCTCTACTTCCTGAACGACATCACTAAAGCGTCTAGAATGAATGA ATCTTTGGCAGCTGGTTATAAGGAGATGATCTCAAGCCAGGAATGCAATGAACAAGTATTCACGGCTCAGTTCCTGTGGTCTGTTGACCGTGGCTACCTACTG GATGCCCTGAAGGGTATGGGAAATGATAAGCTGGACCCGAGCTGGACTGAAACCATTTTCGCCCATCTGAACCTGAGGAGCACGTCTAAGGACCTTTATGAAGTGTACCGCTGCATTGGACTTGACACCGACACCATTGACAGAAAGAAGTTTGTCATTTCTCTCTTCCTTGATAATGGGTTGGTCGTGCCAGCCTTCAAATGGATTCGATCGACCAATGCTGGCGTTTTCGACAGTACATGCTTTGCTTTCTTCTtgaaaa GAACTCATGAGGTGAGCGGCCTGGACAAACTGGTTGCCAAGGAACTGTCGCTGAACCCTCCAGAATTGTCCATGTTGTACAATTACCTGAAACGACACAACCTCTCTGGCTTAGTCACACAGCTTGAGGAAAAGATTGG AATGTCAAATTTTGTACCGTCTGAAGTGGAAgatggaaaaatatatgatgACGTGCTGGATTTCAAGCTGCCTGAAGTGTTCACTCGAAATAG TGGAAAGCCTATTGAGTCTGTAGAGGTATTGAAGTTTCTGAAGGGCAGCTTTACTACCATGAAGCAAATGTTCTGCACACCACTCACCAACTGCATTCTTCCTGAGGCATACAAGCCATCCATATTGAAG ACCACTGATTCTCCAGCTGCCAGTCCTATGCACATGTCAccag GGATGTCACCATCTCTAAAGCGGCTCAGATTCCAACTTCCAAAACAAGTTGATTTGTCCTCAATCTCCTCAAGTAGCAATGGAAGCTCTCCCGTTGTAGAGGACCTGACGCCCTTTCAGTTTCAGTCCCCGCACCAGGCTTCCACGCCCATatcaa CACCTGCAACGTCTCTAGAGCCTGACTCAGTGTTCGAGTTTTCCAATCCAAGCCCAGTGCTGCACCCGCGGCTGGAGAGTGTGAAGCAGCTGGAGGGTGAAGCCTTTTTCTCGCCGCTGTCCAAGTCTTCCCTGTCCACCGTGAGCGACGTCATGGAGCCTGACCACAATTTCGTTGCTGACATTGTTGAGCACAACACCTCGACTCCCGTTGATACCGGTTTAACTGTGGCCGAAAAAGACAACTCTCTGTATTTTGAAACAGACGCTCCACCAGAGAGGAAAGAGGTTCTTATTGAAGATGAGGACTCGTTTGAATACGAGACACGCACTCCGTTGATCCAGCGGGTCGCTCCGTTCGTCAACACTGCGCAGCGAAAGCGCAAGCTTACCGAACTCGCCGCGGACATCCTGACTGTTCCTGCTATTGTATTGTCGGAATGCGAGGAAGATGCCTCAATGACAGAAGCGGAAAGCGATAAGCTGTCTCCGCAAAGCGCATCAAACGAATCCTTCTTCTCCATTTGTTCGGACAAAACCTCTCCCAACTCCAGCATTGCGAGCTTCACCTCAGCCATGGACGTAACTATCACATTGCCTGATGATGAGGATGAGAATGGCTGTCCCATAACCAAGAAGCGGCGCTCCGAGATGTTTGAACACACGGATCTCACGCCCACCAAGCCTGATGGTGACGAGTCAGACGACTTGATCGACCAGGATTTCTCCCCCAGCAAATTCTGGCAGCCCCCAGCCTTGGCTCCCATGGATCTGGCACCTGGCCCAAGTGCCTGTGACTCCATAGATTACAG CTCGTTGCCTAAACCTCCACAGAGACCTAGCCCGCGAAAATCGATTCGCAGAAGTCCGTTTGATGAAGACCAAGCCCCCGTATCTTTGTCATTTGTCCCGCTGACCCCTGAAAAACTGTCCACACCTGAGACCCAAGAGAAACCATCTATACCAGAGACCTCAGAAGAAACGGACACACATAtaag TCAAAACATAAGTACAGCGACTGAACTGGAACCTGAAATGGTGGCGGATATCAACGTCAAACAAGAAGTAACTGCTGAAATAGTGTCTGAATCGGTCGctaaaa AAGACAATTTATATGACTCTGTTTTCCACCGCACCGTTGACCTCACGCTTGAGCGAGACTTGTTGGAACTAGAGGCGGAGCACAATGCTAAGCCAGCTGAAGACTTGGCTGAGGTGGACCATGAGTTTGACGTAACGCTCAATAAAACTGTGATACTAGTTTCCTCAGATGGAAGTATAGAATCGCCAACTAAGATTTCTAAAATG ATGGAGCCAGTTTCTCCTGACATTGATACCAATTCTAGTAAATCTTCTCAATCGTGTTTCTCTCCTTCAAAAATTGTGGATTCTCTGGACACTCTTGAAGAgacaactgaaattaaaactgagCGAGAATCCTTAACA CCCATGGAAGTTGATGAGGAGATTGAAGCTCCTTTAGAAGAAGCTGAAGAAAATGTTCAGTCTGAAATTGAACCCAAGATTGAAGATGTACCATTTGAAATGGATTCCATACAG ACTACACCTGTCGCACCAGTTGAAAGTGTGGTTCCAGAGAAGCCAATTGAGGAGTCAATGGAACCAGTTCCTCAAGAGACTGCTGAGCTTCCAGACAGATCAGCCACAATAGAAGAATCAGCACCTGAAGACACTCCGAATTTAGAGCAGACTCTACCCCTTGAGCCTCCAAGAACACGGAGAAGACCTCTTTCCTCAAGGCAGACTGCAAAGAAGGCCACAGAACCAGTTCCTCAAGAAACCGCCCAGCCTGAAGATGAGCTGGctgaaattgaagaaaatccCGCGCCAGAAGTTACACTGAAGAGAGAGGAGACACCTTCTCTTGAGTCTCCAAGGAAGCAGGGAAGACCTCAAACTGTGAGGCAGCCTGCAAAGAAGGAGGCAGAATCAGCTCCTCAAGAATCTGTCCAGCCAATAGACAAGCCATCTGAAATTGAGGAAGAAGTGGTGCCTGAAGACACACTGAAAAGAGAGCAGACACCGCCCCTTGAGTCTCCAAGACCGCGGAGAAGACTCCCGTCCTCAAGGCAAGCTGGGAAGAAGGCTACAGAACCAGCTCCTCAAGAAACTGCCCAGCCTCTAGACAAGCCAGCTGAAATTGAGGAAGAAGTGGTGCCTGAAGACACACGGAAAAGAGAGCAGACGCCGTCTCTTGAGTCTCCAAGAAAGCGGGGAAGACCTCAAACTTTGAGGCAGCCTGCAAAGAAGGAGGCAGAATCAGCTCCTCAAGAATCTGTCCAGCCAATAGACGAGCCATCTGAAATTGAGGAAGAAGTGGTGCCTGAAGACACACTGAAAAGAGAGCAGACACCGCCCCTTGAGTCTCCAAGACCGCGGAGAAGACTCCCGTCCTCAAGGCAAGCTGGGAAGAAGGCTACAGAACCAGCTCCTCAAGAAACTGCCCAGCCTCTAGACGAGCCAGCTGAAATTGAGGAAGAAGTGGTGCCTGAAGACACACGGAAAAGAGAGCAGACGCCGTCTCTTGAGTCTCCAAGAAAGCGGGGAAGACCTCAAACTTTGAGGCAGCCTGCAAAGAAGGAGGCAGAATCAGCTCCTCAAGAATCTGTCCAGCCAATAGACGAGCCATCTGAAATTGAGGAAGAAGTGGTGCCTGAAGACACACTGAAAAGAGAGCAGACACCGCCCCTTGAGTCTCCAAGACCGCGGAGAAGACTCCCGTCCTCAAGGCAAGCTGGGAAGAAGGCTACAGAACCAGCTCCTCAAGAAACTGTCCGGCCTCTAGACGAGCCAGCTGAAATTGAGGAAGAAGTGGTGCCTGAAGACACACGGAAAAGAGAGCAGACGCCGTCTCTTGAGTCTCCAAGAAAGCGGGGAAGACCTCAAACTTTGAGGCAGCCTGCAAAGAAGGAGGCAGAAACAGTTCCTCAAGAAACTGCCCAGCCAATAGACGAGCTGGCTGAAATTAAGGAGGAAGTCGTGCCTGAAGACACTTTAAATAGAGAGCAGACACCACCCCTTGAGTCTCCAAGACCGAGGAGAAGACTCCCGTCCTCTAGGCAAGCTGGGAAGAAGGCCACAGAACCAGCTCCTCAAGAATCTGCCCAGCCTCTAGACGAGCTAGCTGCAATTGAGGAAGAAACCGCGCCTGAAGAAACTACGAATAAAGAGTCTCCAAGATCGCGGGGAAGACCTCCTGGTCCTAGGCAGCCAGCGAAAGTTAAGGAGAGCGCAAAGGAAACACCAGCTTTGAGAAGCAAGGCTCTTGGCTTAACACTTGAGGCGCAGTTGGATGATCTGCTTCAGACTGAGGAAGGCAAGAAATTAATGGATATGCCTAAGACGAAGGTTGCAAAGAAGGAGCTGCAACCCGAGAAGACCAAGAAGATGGTAATGGAGAAGAAAAAGACAGTGCCTAAGCCTG aaaAAGAGACTGCCATGAAGAGTAAGGAGAAGCCTGCCCCAAAACCTGTGAAATCCAAGCCAGCACCAAAATCAGTAAAGGGAAAACGTGAAGAAGAGAAGGCTCAAGTTGGCCCAACTGCGCCTGAAGTGGTTGCTTCCACATCAAAACCAGCAAGTGCAGTGGTAAAGAAGGAGGCAAAACCACCAACCAAGACCACAGCCGCGAAGAAAAAGGTGGAGAAAGTCGAAGCCAAGCCTGAACCTCCTGTTATCACAAGGAGAAACTTGAGGAGTGCCTCCCAAGAGCCGAGATCCTTGCCCGAAGTTGCTACCCCTCAAAAGAGTCCTGTGAAATCTCGGGCGAAGAAGACCCAGCCAGAAACAAGCTTACCAGAAAAGCAACCTAAAAGTATGCCCAGGAAGAAAAAGGAGGAGAATTCCCCTGAGGCCTCATCCAGAGAGCCGATGGCAACCTCTCCTCGAAGAGTTCGAAGCAGGAAAGCTGTGGCAGAGTTGTCTGAGCCACTGAGCGCCACTGTAAGGACGAGGCGTCGCTCGCGGTCAGCATCGATTGAGCCTGCTTCTGAAAGCATAAAGACAAGGAACAGAAGCGCGTCTGTGTCATCGGACTCCTCTTTTGCTAGCCAGGCCTCCACCATGAGCAGGAAAAGGAAGGCTGACACTGAGTCTGAGGACGAGTCGACTGCATCTGAGAGTGGACCAAGGAGGAGCGCCAGGAAGAGAATGGCTCTTCAGAATAAGAg gGCCCCAAAAGTGTCTATTATACCTGAGGAAAatgcttga